The following DNA comes from Streptomyces globosus.
TGCGGATGGGGGAGGGTCACCCCGATCTCGGCGCCCCGGTTCTCGAAGCAGTACACCTGCACCACGCCGGGGCGGGCGGACAGCTCGGACGTCCGGTCGGTCCAGGCGTCGAGGACGAGCCGGGCCCGCTCCTGGGTGAGGTCGGCGAAGCCGGAGTCGTGGTCGGGGGTGAAGCACACCACCTCGCAGCGGCCCGTGGGGCCGGAGAGGGAGGGGAAGCGGTTCTCGAAGACGGCCACCTCGTAGTCGGCGGCCGGGATCTCGCTCTCCCGCCCCTCCCGCGAGGGGCACAGCGGGCAGGAGTCGGCGGGCGGGTGGTGGGTACGCGACTGCCGGTGCGCGGCGATCGCCACCCAGTCGCCGGTGGCCGGGTCCCGCCGCAGCTCCGGAGCGCTCTCGACACGGTCCGGCGGCCGCCGGTCCCGGGCCCGGCGGTCCCGGCCCGGGGCGCTGTCGTAGTAGATGAGCTCGCGGCCGTCCGCGAGTTCGGTGACGGTCCTGTGCACGTCCTCGCCTGATCTGTCGTGTGGGTGCGCGGGCGGATGGGCCGGGGTGTGCCCGGCCCCTCCCCGTACCGGGCCGAACGCGGACTCGATGATACGGCCGCCGGAAGGCTCCCGCCGCGGCGGTGCGGGCCACTGCCGAGGTGCGCGGGATCAGGAGCCGGACGTGCGGATCGATCCGGTGCGCTGCCCGGCGGGGTCGCCGACGAAGCAGGTGACCTTGCGGTCGCCGTCGTCCCACGAACTCTCCGTCGGCAGGTAGTAGTAAAGCTCCAGGCTCCCGGGGAGGGCGGCGTCGGTGCCGCGGTAGGCGGCGAGGACCGTCTCGCCGCACCTCTGCTCGGCCGTCACCCGGATCCTGTCGGCGCCGGGGAACGCCGCGTCCCCGCTCCCGACGGTGAACACCGCGAACGCCTCCCCGTCGTGCGGCTGCCCGCACGGCACGATGTCCACGGACGGGGCGGCGGGCGCGCCGCTCGCGTCGTAGTCCCGTATGTCGTCGGGGGTGTTGAAGCAGTCGCCTGCGCGGATGTCCTCCGTCCCGCCGGATCCCGGCCGGGTGACCTCACCGCTGCTGTCCCTGCCGGGCGACACGTCCGAGAGGGCGCCCCAGAGGACGCCGGCGGCGAGGACCACCGTGATGCCGTTGAGGATGATCGCTGCCACGGCCAGGCCGGTCCCCTTCTCCCCGCCGGCGCGGATCTGGCGGATGGCGACGATGCCCAGGATCATCGGGACCAGCGGCAGGACGCACAGCAGGGACAGCACGAACGCGACGACGGCCAGGGTGTTCGTCTTCGCAGCCGGGCCGTGCGGCGGAGGCTGCGCACCCCAGCCCTGGGGGCTGCCGTACGGCGGCGGGGGCGGCGGGGATTGCGGGGGAGGGGGAGGAGTGGACATGCGCGCGGCACTCCTTGAACGGGAGGGAAAGACGCAACGGTCCGCTTCCCACGCTACCGAGGCAGCCCCCCGGGCGCTCACCGGCGGCCCGGCCCCCCGGGGTCGAGCGCGATCAGCACAGCGGCGCCGGCGAGCGCCAGTGCGGCCAGGGCCTGCAGGGCGGCGGAGAGGGGCGCGCGGCGCCCCAGCGGCCAGGCGCTCAGCCCGGCCAGGGCGGCCGGGACGAGGAGCGCCGAGGCGACTGGTGTCCAGTCCGTGCCCGTGGTGTCCGCGAACAGGTCGGCGTCCGTGTGGCCGAGGCCGACGAGCAGGGCGACGCACGCGGCCGCCGCGTCGAGGACCAGTAGCGCGGCTCCGGCCGCCGCGTCGGCGGCCGGATGGAGCCGCGGCCGTTGCAGGGCGGGCGGCGGCGGGGCCGGGGAGCGGCTGCTGCCGGGAGGCTGTGCCATGTCCACACTGTGCCCGGCGGGCCGGGCGGCGGCCTGAGTACGCGTACTCAGATCCGCCCGACTTCCGGCACCGCCTCGCCCGTGCCGGGGGAAGCGCCGGTAGTGCGCCGCCGGTACGGGGGTAACCGGACCGAGTAGTGCGCAGAACACCCGCTACCCGAACGGAGGGACGTCCGATGCTCTTCCTCGTGGCCGCCCTGCTGCTGCTCGGGGTCCTCCTCGGCGCCGTGGCCCACGTACCCGTGTCCGTCAGCGTTGCAGGCGGCCTCGCCATCGCGCTCTGGCTCGCCGTCTTCGCCGCCCGCGAGCGGCTCTCCGGCCCGGCCCGGGCGGGATCGCCGGGCCGTACCCGCCGCCGGGGAGGTGCCGGCCGATGAGCGCGCGCACCGGTGAACAGGCCGATGCCCGGACCGGGCAGGGGCGCCGGCCGGGCGGGCCCCTCCCGTACGCCGCCCGGATCCGGGAGGCAGACGCGATGGCCGTCACGGCGTTCGTCCTCGGCCTGGCGGGCCTGCTCGTGGCGAACCTGGTCCTCGGCCCCACCGCCGCCGTCCTCGGCGTGCTCGCCCTGCGCAAGGGCACCACCAGGCCTGGCCGGGCCCGCCTCGGCATCGCCCTGGGCGTGGCCGGCGTCGTGGTCCTCGGCTGCCTCGTCGCCGCGGACGGCACGTGGTCCTGGAGCGTGTGACCAGCCTCCGGCCCGACCGTCCGCCAGGGCTGGGCGGCGAGGTGACACACCCCCGCCGGCGCCCTGTCCGACCGGGCCGCGGGGCTGGTAGGCAGGGGCGTACGGGGGGTGGCCGGGGCGCCGGGGTCCGGCGCCCCGGCCGTCCTCCGGACCGCGGCCGGGAATACCTCGCAGGGCGCCCCCGTTCCCGGGTATAGTTGAAATATAAACAACCCTGGGAAGGGGAGCCATGCAGTTCGGGATCTTCACCGTCGGTGACGTCACGCCCGATCCGACCACCGGACGCGTGCCCGGCGAGCACGAGCGGATCAAGGCCATGCTCGCGATCGCACTGAAGGCGGAGGAGGTCGGCCTCGACGTCTTCGCCACCGGCGAGCACCACAACCCGCCGTTCGTCCCCTCCTCGCCCACGACGATGCTCGGCTACATCGCCGCGCGCACCGAGAACCTCATCCTGTCGACCTCCACCACGCTGATCACCACGAACGACCCGGTGAAGATCGCCGAGGACTTCGCGATGCTCCAGCACCTCGCGGACGGCCGCGTCGACCTCATGATGGGCCGCGGCAACACGGGCCCGGTCTACCCCTGGTTCGGCAAGGACATCCGCGACGGCATCGACCTCGCCATCGAGAACTACGCCCTCCTGCGCCGCCTCTGGGACGAGGACACCGTCACCTGGAAGGGCAAGTTCCGTACGCCCCTGCAGTCCTTCACCTCCACCCCCCGCCCGCTCGACGGCGTCGCCCCCTTCGTGTGGCACGGCTCCATCCGCTCCCCGGAGATCGCCGAGCAGGCCGCCTACTACGGCGACGGCTTCTTCCACAACAACATCTTCTGGCCGGCCTCCCACACCCGGCAGATGGTCAACCTCTACCGGCAGCGCTACGCCCACTACGGCCACGGCACCCCCGAGCAGGCCGTTGTGGGACTCGGCGGCCACGTGTTCATGCGCCGCAACTCCCAGGACGCGGTCCGCGAGTTCCGCCCGTACTTCGACAACGCCCCGGTCTACGGCCACGGCCCCTCCCTCGAGGAGTTCGCCTCCCAGACGCCCCTGACCGTCGGCTCGCCCCAGCAGGTCATCGAGCGCACCCTCTCCTTCCGGGACTACGCCGGCGACTACCAGCGCCAGCTGTTCCTGATGGACCACGCCGGACTGCCCCTGAAGACCGTCCTGGAGCAGATCGACATGCTCGGCGAGGAGGTCGTGCCCGTCCTGCGCAAGGAGTTCGCGAGCCTCCGCCCGGCCGGCGTGCCGGACGCGCCCACCCACTCGGCCCGCGTCGCCGCGGCCCGGCAGACCCCGAAGGAGAAGACGCAGGCATGAAGCTCATCGCCGTATCGGCCGGACTGGGCTCGCCCTCCTCGACCCGGCTGCTCGCCGACCGGCTCACCGCCGCGACGCTGGAGCACGTCGACGCCGAGCCCGAGGTGATCGAACTGCGGGACCTGGCCACCGAGATCGCCCGGCACCTCACCACCGGGTTCCCGTCCGCCCGCCTGGCCGCCGCGCTCGACGCGGTGGCCGCCGCGGACGGCCTGATCGCCGTGACGCCGGTCTTCGCGGCCTCGTACAGCGGCCTGTTCAAGTCGTTCTTCGACGTCATCGACAAGGACGCCCTCACCGGGAAGCCGGTGCTCCTCGGCGCGACCGGCGGCACGGCCCGCCACTCCCTGGCCACCGAGCACGCCCTGCGCCCGCTGTTCGCGTACCTGCGGGCGCTCGCCGTGCCGACCGCCGTGTACGCGGCCTCGGAGGACTGGGGCGAGGAGGGCCTCGACCGGCGGATCGCCCGCGCGGGGGCGGAGCTGGCGCGGTTCATGGCACCGGCGGGCCGGGCCGGAACCCCCGACACGGACACCGCCGCGGCGATCGCGCCCCGGTCGCTGACGGGCGCGATCACGTCGGTGGACCCGGCGGACGGCTTCGAGGTCGTGCCGTTCGCCCAGCGTTTGGAGGCCCTGCGGGTCCCGTAGCCGGCCCACCCGCCGGCGGGCACGGGCACGGGCCCGGCCCAGCCGCAACGGCTGCCGCCCCGGCGATCCAGGCCGGGGCGGCAGCCGTCAACGGGACGGCCGCGGGGCATACTTCCGGGATGACGACCACCCCGCGGGCCTCCTGGCGGAACACCACCCACGACTGGGCGGGCACCGTCGACCTCGGCCACCTGGAGCACATCCGCCGGAACCCGGCCGTCCACGCCCCCGGCGGCACCCGGCACCTCGTCCTCGAAGCCGTCGCCTACGCGGCCGACGAGGCGGCATCCGGCAACGGCGGGCACTGCCGCCTCACTCTCCACCCCGACGGCTCCGTCGCCGTCGCGGATGACGGTCGCGGCACGGACACCCGCCTCGACGAGCACGGACGCCCCGTGAAGAAGCCCGTCATGGCGACCAAGGACCTCCGGTTCTTCGACCACCCCGCCGCACCGCCCCTGCCCGACGCCCACGCCCGGCGGGGCATGTCCGTCGTCGCCGCGCTCAGCACCTGGCTCGTCCACACCAACCGCCGCCGCAACGGCTCCTGGACCCAGCGGTACGAACTGGGTGTGCCGGCCACCGGCCTGCGCCCCGTCCCCGACGACGGCACGACCGGCACCACTGTCCACTTCCTCCCCGCCCGCGTGCTGCGGGAGGCGGGCGGCCCGACGTCCGACGACCTGGCCCGGCTGACGGCGGCTTGGCCGCACCTCTGCGTGCAGATCGACGACCGCCGCACCTGACCCCCGGATCCCGCGGGGAGACAGGCTACGGCCGGCCCGGCCCGCCCGCCGTCAGCCGGGCGCACTCGGCCACGACCTCCGGCAGCCCGCCGCGCTCCTCCAGCAGCCGGCGCTGCACCCGGGCCCCGTTGCCCCGCTCCAGCAGCTCCGCCACGCCCTTGCGGGCCGCCGCGGCGTCCCCGCTGTCCTCCAGGGCCTCGCCCACATGCTCCAGCAGCGCCTCGACCACCGCCTCCGCCGGGGCCTGCCGCATGGTGCGCGGGTCGACGAGCGGGCCGTCCAGGCCCGACTTGCCCGCCCGCCACGACGCCAGCCGCAGCAGGCCGACACCGATCCGGGCCGGCGGCTCGCCCGCCCGCCAGGCCCGGGAGGCGGTCTCCACCAGCGCGCGGGCCAGGGCGGCCAGCAGCACCGGCTCGGAGGGGTCCAGGCACACGTCCGCCGTGCGCAGCTCCACCGTCGGGTACGTCGCCGACAGCCGGGCGTCGAAGTACACCATCCCCGCATCCCGCAGGACACCCGTGCCGAGCATGTCCCGGACCTGCTCGTGGTAGCGGTCGGCGCTGCCGAAGACCTCCACCGGCCCTGCGGACGGCCACCGGTTCCACACCCGGCTGCGGTAGCTGCCGTACCCGCTGTCCTGGCCCTGCCAGAAGGGGGAGTTCGCGCTCATGGCCGTCAGGACGGGCAGCCAGGGGCGGATCCGGTCCAGGACGGCCACGCCCTCCTCGTCGGACTCCACCGACACGTGGACGTGGCAGCCGCAGGTGAGCTGCTCCTGCTCGGTCAGGCCGAACTGCTCGCCCACCCAGCGGTAGCGCTCCCCGGGGCTCCTCGACGGCTCCACCGGCAGGGGCGAGGTGGCGAGCGCGGCAACCGAGGCCCCGGCCTCACCGGCGTGGCGTGCGGCCTCCGCCCGCCACCGGGCGATCTCCTCGGCGAGTTCGCCCATCTGCGTCACGGGCCGGGTCGCGAACTCGACCTGCTCGTTCTTGAGCTCGCGCTCGAAGACCTCCTCGCCGCCTCCGGGTGCCTTGCGCGCCGCCTCCAGCACGGCGGCCGCGAGCGCGATCGGCTCCCCGGTCCGCGGGCTCACCAGCAGCAGCTCCTCCTCCACGCCCACACTGCGCACACCCGTCACCGGCGGCCTCCCGCATGCCGGCCGCCCTCACGCCTGGTGGCGGTGAGGAGCACGGCCACCAGCATCGGCACGGTGAGCAGCACCACGTTTGCCATGACGAACCTTCCCTGTCGATGAGCAGGATGCCTACTGTCTGGCCGCTCCACGCGATCACAAACCCCCGACCCGCCGAATGTGCGCTCCACACCCCGGTCAAACCCGGCCTTATAAAAGAGAACCTGGAGTCTTATTCGACTTATGGAAGCATGGTGGCGGCAAGCGGCAGCACAATCCGCGGCCGACGCCGACGCCGACGCATGGGGAGCGGGAGGCGCCGACATGGTGCTCATCTGCACGAACACCATGCACAAGGTCGCCGACACCGCACCGGAAGGTCATCCAGGACCTCGTGTCCGCCGGAGCGGAGGGCATCATCCTGGGCTGCACGGAAATCGAACTCCTCGCAGGCCCCGAGGACAGCCCGGTCCCCCTCTTCCCCACGGCCCGGCTCCACGCCGAAGCAGCCGTGACCGCCGCCCTGTCGGATGCCTGGAACGCCCCCGACGCCCCCGATGCCCGGGTCGGGCCGTCCGGGCCCTCCGTGCGTCCGGCTTGACCCTGACACCGTGGCAAGGGCTTCACTGCGGGCCAGGAGGTGGTTCCCATGGCCACGTCGGAATCCGACACGCAGACCGTGCGCGCCCTCGCGGCGCTCGCGCACGACGACCCGTCCGTCCGACTGCGGGCGGCGCTCGCGGTCGGCTCGGCCCCCGACCCGGGCAGTGTCCGCCCGCTGGCCGAGCGGTGTGCCGTCGAGCCCGAGTTCCCCGTGCGCGAGATGCTCACCTGGGCGCTCACCCGCCACGCGCCCTCGGCGACCGTGCCCCTGCTGGTCGACGCGGTGCGGGGAGGGCGGGGACAGGCGCGGAGCCAGGCGCTGCACACCCTTTCCAAGATCCGGGACAGGAGGGCCTGGCCGGTGGTCACGCCCGCCCTGCTCGCCGACCCCGACGACGAGGTGGCCCGTAGTGCCTGGCGCGCCGCGGTGGTCCTCGTACCCGAGGGGGAGGAGCAGGCCCTGGCCGTAGGGTTGGCCACGCAGCTCGGGCGCGGCGGACGCGAGACGCAGCTGAGTCTCAGCCGGGCGCTGGTCGCGCTCGGGGAGGCGATGCTGCCGGCCGTGGACGCCACGACACGCCACCCCGACCCCGGCGTACGCACGCACGCCCTGGCCACGGAGCGGCTGCGGCGCGACCCGGACGCCGGGTTCGAGCTCGCGATCGAGGAGGCGAAACGCGTCACGGCCCTGGGCGGGGCCGGGCAGTGAAGGGCGGTGGGCAGTGCTGATCGGCGACGTCGCGCGGCGCTCCGGGGTGAGCGCCCGCATGCTCCGGCACTACGAATCGCTCGGCCTGGTCCGCCCGGAGGTGCGGACCGCCTCCGGCTACCGGGAGTACTCCGACGCGGACATCCGGCGCATCTTCCACATCGAGAGCCTGCGCTCCCTCGGGCTGTCGCTGCGCGACGTCGGCCGCGCGCTCGACGACCCCGGCTTCGCCCCCGCCGGGCTCGTCGAGGACCTCATCGGCCGGACCCGGGAGCGCATCGCGGCGGAGACGGAGCTCCTGACGCGGCTGAGCCGGATCGGCGCCGCGGCGCCCGCCGACTGGGAGGACGTCCTGCAGACCACCGCCCTGCTCCAGGCGCTGGCGTCGCACAGCGCGGGGGCCCGGCAGCGTGCGGCCCTCGCCGCGGCCGCGGAGGCCCCCGTACCGGTGGAGGCACTGGTGGAGGCCGCGCTCGGCGAGGCGGACCCGCACGTCGCCGGAGCGCTCCGGTGGGCCCTGGCGCAGGCGGGCGGGGACGGTCCGGCGCTGCTCGGGGAGGGCCTGCGCTCGGCGGAGCCCGAGGTGCGCGGACGGGCCGTCCGGGCCCTCGCCGAGATCCCGGGCGCCGAGGCGACCGCCCTGCTGGAGGAGGCCCTCGCAGGCCCCGACACCGACGTCCGCTGCCGCGCGGCCCTGGCGCTCGGGGCGCGCGGAGTGCCCGGGGCCGTTCCCGTCCTGGTCGCCATGGTCGTCGAGGACCGCAGCGACGCCGACGCGGCCGACGCACTGGCCGCCCTGGCGGGCGGTCCCGCCTCGGCGGACCGCATCGCCGCCGCCCTGGCCGACCGCCTCGGCGATCCCGCCACCCCGGCCCCCGCCCGCCGCCGCCTGACCCAGGCCCTCGCGGACGTCCCCGGCGCCGCGGCCGCCCGCACCCTCGCGGACCTCTGCCGCGACGCCGACCGGGTCGTCGCCTCAACGGCGGCGTACGTGCTCGGCCTGCGCGACGCCGGCCGGTAGGCAGCCCCGGCAGCAGGGCGACTGCCCGCCGGCCGCCGCGGCCGGGTTCACGGCTGCCGGGCGCGCGGAAGCGGTCCGCGGCGCAGCGCGGCGGGGGTGGTCCCGTACCAGCGCTTCACTGCGCGGCGCAGCGTCCGCGCGTCGGCGTAGCCGGTGCGGGCGGCTACCCTGTCGACGCCGAGGCCGGTGCCGCGGAGCAGCCGGGTGACGTGGCTCCGCCGCAGGGAGTCGAGTTCACCGTTCCAGGTGGTGCCGTGCTCCTCGAGCCGCCGCTGGACCGTGCGGGTGCCGGCGGCCATGCGCCGGGCGACCGCCGCCAGTGTGGGGGTGGACTCCTCGTAGGCGGAGGCCAGAGCGGCGCGGAACAGGTCGAGCCAGTCGTACAGCGGGACCGAGGCGGCGAGCGTCTGCTCGGCGTGCCGCTTCAGCACCGCGGACAGCCCCGGTTGGGCGGCAGGGTTGGCACTCTCCAGGTCGGAGGCCAGAAAGGTGAGGGAGCTGACAGGGGCCTCGAACTCGATGGCGCGGGTTCCGAACAGCTCGATCAGGGAGTCGTGCCGCCGGGGCGTTTCGGCGGCGAGCGTGACCCGCAGCGGGACCAGGTCGCGCTGAACGGCGCTGCTCAGGCGCTGCAGGTACACGCCGAGGGCGTAGGCGCTGATGGCGTTGCCCGCCTCGTAGGCGACATCGGCCTGGTTGACGTGGCCGACGGTGATCTGCCGGCCGTCCTCGCTGATGCCGAGGGCGTCGGTGGAGGGGTCGCCCACCGAGGCGAAGCAGGCGGAGGCGTCCCGGAGGCCTTCGAGGGGGGTCGGCGCGGAGGGAACCAGGTAGTCCCAGGCGCCGAGCGCACCGAATCGGGACTCCTTGGCCAGGGCGAGCGAGAGCATCGTCCAGGGGGCGCGCGCGGTCGCCAGCTCCGCCAGGCGGACCACCGTGCTCGTGGGGGTGCGGCACAGGTCGTCGTTCAGGTGCTCCGGCGCCAGCCCGAGCAGCCCCACGTAGCCCTTTGGCGGCACGTGGAGCAGCCGAGCGGCTGCCACGTAGACGCGGGCCAGGCCGGAAGAGGTGGTGTTGCGGTGGGGCGGTGCGGTCACAGGCGCCGAGGATAGTCAGGAGGCTCGCGGCCGCGGACGCCGGGGATGCGCACCCGCCGATGCGCAGTTGGCGCGCGGGGTCCGCTTGTCGGCGCGTGCGGCCCCCCGTGTGCCGGACACGGCACCCGTGGCCCGAGCGTCCACAGTCGGCGGGCGGCACCGTCGCCGCAAGGTCGTGCTCACCCCGGTGGGCGAGCAGCTGCGCGACGACCTGCACCCCGCCCAGCGGCAGATCCAGCAGGCGGTCGAGCGCGCTCTGTCTGCCGGGCGCGGCGTCAGCGGTGTGCTGGACGTCGGGTACTCCGGTCCGACGGCCGCCGACGTTCTGCTCCGAGCCGCGGACGTCTTCCAGCTTCGGAACCCCCACTGCCAGGTCCGGATCCACGAGATCCAGCTCACCGACCTGTACGGGCCCATCCGCAGCGGCCAGGTGGACGTCCAGGTCACCGAGGGCCCCGTCGCGGAACCGGACCTCACGGCCGGCCCGCTGCTGTTCCGGTAGGACCGCGTCGTGCTCGTCTCCCGGGACCACCCCTTCGCCGCGTACGAGTCCGTCCCGGTCGAGGACTACGCCGCTCGCCGGCCATTGGTACAGACCTATTGACCCTCCCTTGGTGCGCTCCTACGATCCGGACCGGTACGGCCCCACCTGTCCCCACGCATCCGGAGCCGGGCGCCACGCCCCCCATCGGCCTGTCATGGTCATGGTGTTCGGCTGGAAGGGAGCACCGCATGTTCCGTCGAAGGCCACGCCCCCCGCTCCCGCCGCCGTCGGGCGGCCCCGCCATGAGCGGGCAGCGCGCCCTGCAGCGCCCGCTCGCCGCCCTGAGCGCCGTCGCCGTCGCCGCCGCGGGCCTGGCCGTGGCCGGATCCGTCGCCGCCGGGGCCGCCACCTCGGCGGACGCGGCCGCCAACCTGGTCGCCAACCCCGGCTTCGAGAGCGGCCTGTCCGGCTGGAGCTGCACCGGCGGCTCCGGTACGGCCGTCGGCAGCCCGGTCCGCTCCGGCAGTTCCGCGCTCAGGGCCGTGCCGAGCGGCCAGGACAACGCCCGGTGCTCCCAGACGGTCGGCGTCCAGCCCAATTCCGCGTACACCCTGACCGCGCACGTCCAGGGCAGCTACGTCCACCTCGGCGCCACCGGCACCGGACTCACCGGCACCACCTCCGCGTGGACTCCGAACAGCGCCTCGTACGCACCGCTTACCGTCAGCTTCACCACCGGCCCGAGCACCACCTCCGTCACCGTCCACCTGCACGGCTGGTACGGCCAGCCCGCCTACCACGCGGACGACGTCTCCCTCACGGGCCCCGGCGGCACGCCCCCGCCCACCAGCCCCCCGCCCACCAGCCCTCCGCCGACGAGCCCGCCTCCCACCTCCGAGCCGCCCGGCGAGACCTGCCCCCTGAAGCCCAAGCCCGCGGGCAAGGTCCTCCAGGGCTACTGGGAGAACTGGGACGGCGCCGCGAACGGAGTCCACCCCGGCATGGGCTGGATCCCCATCACGGACAGCCGGATCGCCGCCCACGGCTACAACGTCGTCAACGCCGCCTTCCCGGTGATCCGCTCCGACGGCACCGTCCTGTGGGAGGACGGCATGGACGCCACCGTCAAGGTGGCCACCCCGGCCGAGATGTGCCGGGCCAAGGCCGCCGGCGCGACGATCCTCATGTCCATCGGCGGCGCCACCGCCGGCATCGACCTCAGCTCCAGCACCGTCGCCGACCGCTTCGTGGCCACCATCGTCCCGATCCTGAAGAAGTACAACTTCGACGGGATCGACATCGACATCGAGACCGGCCTGACCGGCAGCGGCGACATCAACACCCTGTCCCCGTCCCAGGCCAACCTCGTCCGCATCATCGACGGCGTCCTGGCCCGGATGCCCGCCGGCTTCGGCCTGACCATGGCGCCCGAGACCGCGTACGTCACCGGCGGCAGCGTCACCTACGGCTCGATCTGGGGCTCGTACCTGCCGATCATCAAGAAGTACGCCGACAACGGCCGCCTGTGGTGGCTGAACATGCAGTACTACAACGGCAGCATGTACGGCTGCTCCGGCGACTCCTACCCCGCCGGCACCGTGCAGGGCTTCACCGCCCAGACCACCTGCCTCAACAACGGCCTGGTCATCCAGGGCACCACCATCAAGGTCCCGTACGACAAGCAGGTCCCCGGCCTCCCGGCCCAGCCCGGCGCGGGCGGCGGCCACATGGCGCCGGGTCTCGTCGGCCAGGCGTGGAACGCCTTCGGCGGCTCCCTCAAGGGCCTGATGACCTGGTCGGTCAACTGGGACGGCTCAAAGGGCTGGGGCTTCGGCGACAACGTCAAGTCCCTCCAGGGCCGCTGACGACAACCCGGCCCACGGGCCCCGTACCGCACCGCAGCCGGCCGCTCTCCCTCCGGGGGCGGCCGGCTCAGGTGACAATGGACCTCTGCCGCGAGGGGAGACGCCGATGACCACGACAGCGACGACGGCGAAGGACCTGTTCCTCACCGCCATGGACCGCCGGTTCGCACCGGAGGTGGGGCAGGGCGACCTGTCGCTGGCCCTCGCCGGGGCGGAACTGCTCGACCTCCTCGGCGCGAGGGCGCTCACCCTGGACGGCGACCGCGTCGTGCCGGGGGCCGCGGCGGCACTCGGCGACGTCCTGCTGGACGAGGCCTCGGCCGCGCTCGTGCGGCAGCCGCCGTACGAGCAGGTGGAGGACTGGCTGTGGCGCCGGGGCCGCGACCTCGCGGCGGCCTACCGGCGCGCCCTCCAAGCGGACGGCGGACTGTCCGCGCGGCGCAGCGGCCGCCTGGGCCTGGGCGCCGTACGGGTGGAACCGGTCGATTCCCCGGCGCGCGAGCGGGCCGCGGCCCGCCTGGAAGCGGCGGAACCGGTACTCGGCGCGCTCGCCGCCGCGATCGGCATCGGCATCGCCGCGGACACGGAGGCCGGACAGGCGGCCGTCCCCGCCGCGGCCGCTCTCGAAGACGAGCCGGTGACGACCGTACTGGCCGCGGTCATGGACGCGGTGATGGAGCTGGAGGCCGTACGCCGGCGGCGCTCCATCGAGGAAGCGGCGTTCGCGAACATCTGGCGGGCGCCCTGAGCGCCACGCGCGGCTTCCCAGTGCTGTGGCCGGGAAGGTTCACCGGGACACGGCGCCCGGCACGGCGCCTCGCCGCGTTGGCGGACCGCACACGTACGCCCCGTACGCGCCGCGGCCTGCCGCCTTGCGATGCACCGCACCGGACACCGCGCCCCGGCAAACCTTCCCGGTCACGGCTAGTCGCCCCCGCCGCCGCAGGACGAGCCGCACGACGACCCGCCTCCCGAGCCGCCGCCGCTCCACCAGCTCTTGCGCCGCTTCGAGCGCCCGCCCGGAAGCAGGACCTTGAAGCCCACCACGACGATGACCACTGCGATGGCCAGGACGACTTCCATCCTCTGACCCCCCGTTCTTCCTGTGTACCGGTCGTGCACGGACGATGCCCCGCGCGGCAGCCCGCCGAAGCCCGGTTTGAGCAAGTTCAGAGGTTCGGGCCGCGCTCAGTCCGGCCGGCAGGACGCAGGCTGCGCAGCAGTTCGTCGCACAGCGCCATCGTGGCGGTGTTGTCCGCCGCCGAGGCCGCCTGCGGGGTGACGTTGGCGACCGCCT
Coding sequences within:
- a CDS encoding AraC family transcriptional regulator; protein product: MTAPPHRNTTSSGLARVYVAAARLLHVPPKGYVGLLGLAPEHLNDDLCRTPTSTVVRLAELATARAPWTMLSLALAKESRFGALGAWDYLVPSAPTPLEGLRDASACFASVGDPSTDALGISEDGRQITVGHVNQADVAYEAGNAISAYALGVYLQRLSSAVQRDLVPLRVTLAAETPRRHDSLIELFGTRAIEFEAPVSSLTFLASDLESANPAAQPGLSAVLKRHAEQTLAASVPLYDWLDLFRAALASAYEESTPTLAAVARRMAAGTRTVQRRLEEHGTTWNGELDSLRRSHVTRLLRGTGLGVDRVAARTGYADARTLRRAVKRWYGTTPAALRRGPLPRARQP
- a CDS encoding LysR substrate-binding domain-containing protein yields the protein MARASTVGGRHRRRKVVLTPVGEQLRDDLHPAQRQIQQAVERALSAGRGVSGVLDVGYSGPTAADVLLRAADVFQLRNPHCQVRIHEIQLTDLYGPIRSGQVDVQVTEGPVAEPDLTAGPLLFR
- a CDS encoding GOLPH3/VPS74 family protein, which translates into the protein MTTTATTAKDLFLTAMDRRFAPEVGQGDLSLALAGAELLDLLGARALTLDGDRVVPGAAAALGDVLLDEASAALVRQPPYEQVEDWLWRRGRDLAAAYRRALQADGGLSARRSGRLGLGAVRVEPVDSPARERAAARLEAAEPVLGALAAAIGIGIAADTEAGQAAVPAAAALEDEPVTTVLAAVMDAVMELEAVRRRRSIEEAAFANIWRAP